The proteins below are encoded in one region of Tomitella fengzijianii:
- the ehuD gene encoding ectoine/hydroxyectoine ABC transporter permease subunit EhuD produces MSVDWSWETTWDVLPVLLEGFKTTLLVTVIGSAIAVVAGLVVAVIQQTGFKPVTWPLSFVFTFIRSTPLVVQLTAVYVAMPTVKPLYIGIAVIGVHYATYQSEAFRAGIDAVPKPQWEACTALSLPRHRTWIAVILPQALRRVVPALGNNIVAMFKDTPFLSVITVTEMVRVAQVYGGDHFRYMEALTMAGLIFLVASYPTSLLIRRLEARLARS; encoded by the coding sequence ATGAGCGTCGACTGGAGCTGGGAAACCACCTGGGACGTACTGCCGGTACTCCTCGAGGGTTTCAAGACCACGCTGCTGGTCACCGTGATCGGCTCGGCCATCGCCGTCGTCGCGGGGCTCGTAGTCGCCGTGATCCAGCAGACCGGGTTCAAACCCGTCACGTGGCCGCTGAGCTTCGTGTTCACCTTCATCCGCTCCACGCCGCTGGTGGTGCAGCTCACCGCCGTCTACGTGGCCATGCCCACCGTCAAACCGCTCTACATCGGCATCGCCGTCATCGGCGTCCATTACGCCACCTACCAGTCGGAGGCCTTCCGCGCCGGCATCGATGCCGTGCCCAAGCCCCAGTGGGAGGCCTGCACCGCGCTGTCGCTGCCCCGCCACAGGACCTGGATCGCGGTGATCCTGCCGCAGGCACTCCGCCGCGTGGTGCCCGCACTGGGCAACAACATCGTCGCCATGTTCAAGGACACGCCGTTCCTTTCGGTGATCACCGTCACGGAGATGGTCCGCGTGGCGCAGGTCTACGGCGGCGACCACTTCCGCTACATGGAGGCGCTCACGATGGCGGGCCTGATCTTCCTGGTGGCCAGCTACCCGACGTCCCTGCTCATCCGCCGTCTGGAGGCACGCCTTGCCCGCAGCTGA
- the ehuC gene encoding ectoine/hydroxyectoine ABC transporter permease subunit EhuC yields MGDQLDAVLDHLPDFQHGLVVTLELTAGGTVLMFILAFTLGLASTSPAVVVRGAARVVIEFFRGTSLVVQMFWLFYVLPQLGVEISPMLCGILALGLNYGAYGAEVVRGSLGAVPVPQREAAVALGFSPVDRFRRVVFPQAWVQMIPPMKVLIIQLLKGSAIASAITLVDLNFQGEILRNATGNTFLAYGIVLVLYFIIAYVIEWLMKGVEYLAKHRLGLVDTAWWDPRRRMTATPAPAGAAPSAPGGSNEGPGGLRGGDR; encoded by the coding sequence ATGGGAGACCAGCTCGACGCTGTACTCGACCACCTTCCGGATTTCCAGCACGGTCTCGTAGTCACCCTGGAGTTGACCGCGGGCGGTACGGTTCTGATGTTCATCCTGGCGTTCACGCTGGGCCTGGCATCCACCTCGCCCGCGGTCGTCGTCCGCGGCGCGGCCCGTGTGGTGATCGAGTTCTTTCGCGGAACATCCCTTGTCGTCCAGATGTTCTGGCTGTTCTACGTCCTGCCCCAGCTCGGCGTGGAGATCTCGCCGATGCTGTGCGGCATCCTCGCGCTGGGCCTCAACTACGGGGCCTACGGGGCCGAGGTGGTACGCGGCTCGCTGGGCGCGGTGCCGGTGCCCCAGCGCGAGGCCGCGGTGGCCCTGGGCTTCTCGCCCGTGGACCGTTTCCGCCGAGTCGTCTTCCCCCAGGCGTGGGTGCAGATGATCCCGCCCATGAAAGTGCTGATCATCCAGCTGCTCAAGGGCTCCGCCATCGCCTCGGCGATCACGCTGGTGGACCTGAACTTCCAGGGGGAGATCCTCCGCAACGCCACCGGCAACACGTTCCTGGCGTACGGCATCGTGCTGGTGCTCTATTTCATCATCGCGTACGTGATCGAGTGGCTGATGAAGGGCGTCGAGTACCTCGCCAAGCACCGGCTGGGCCTCGTCGACACCGCGTGGTGGGACCCGCGCCGCCGCATGACAGCGACGCCCGCTCCGGCGGGTGCCGCACCGTCCGCGCCGGGCGGGTCCAACGAGGGGCCGGGCGGCCTGCGAGGGGGTGACCGATGA
- a CDS encoding acyl-CoA thioesterase encodes MPQPTHPLDASLELTQGDDGSVTGATTAAYANMVGPFGGNTAAVLLHAAQEHPERLGEPVALTVNFAGPVADGDFTVTARPMRTNRSTQHWSIELSQDGVVATTATAVFAVRRDTWAADEAVMPRVPAANEVPATAMPPFIKWADNYEFRWVVGGIPQPPADGEAPVESDDSTTTMWVRDMPPRPLDFAALTGICDSFYPRAFLRRGTALPAGTVTFTVYFHADAEALAGQGSEPVLGTARAKAFGKGYFDQVAEIWGADGRLLATSHQLVYFKA; translated from the coding sequence GTGCCGCAGCCCACCCACCCGCTCGACGCCTCGCTGGAACTGACGCAGGGAGACGACGGGAGCGTCACGGGAGCCACCACGGCGGCGTACGCGAACATGGTGGGACCGTTCGGCGGCAACACGGCCGCGGTGCTCCTGCACGCGGCACAGGAGCATCCGGAGCGCCTGGGGGAGCCCGTGGCACTGACGGTGAACTTCGCCGGGCCCGTCGCGGACGGCGACTTCACCGTCACCGCCCGGCCCATGCGCACCAACCGATCCACGCAGCACTGGTCGATCGAGCTCAGCCAGGACGGCGTCGTCGCCACCACCGCCACCGCGGTCTTCGCGGTGCGCCGGGACACGTGGGCCGCCGACGAGGCGGTGATGCCGCGGGTTCCCGCAGCAAACGAGGTGCCGGCGACGGCGATGCCGCCGTTCATCAAGTGGGCGGACAACTACGAGTTCCGCTGGGTCGTCGGCGGCATCCCCCAGCCGCCCGCGGACGGCGAGGCCCCTGTCGAGAGCGACGATTCGACCACCACGATGTGGGTGCGCGACATGCCGCCGCGCCCCCTCGACTTCGCGGCGCTCACCGGCATCTGCGACAGCTTCTATCCACGCGCGTTCCTGCGTCGCGGCACCGCGCTGCCGGCCGGGACGGTCACCTTCACGGTGTACTTCCACGCGGACGCCGAGGCCCTGGCAGGCCAGGGCAGCGAGCCGGTGCTCGGCACGGCCCGGGCGAAGGCGTTCGGCAAGGGCTACTTCGACCAGGTGGCGGAGATCTGGGGTGCGGACGGCCGGCTGCTGGCGACCTCGCACCAGCTCGTCTACTTCAAGGCCTGA
- a CDS encoding transporter substrate-binding domain-containing protein: protein MSRQSLTTPLTQGFTRRGFLAGAGGVGLVAATGFTLAGCGSDTASGNTLQKAQDAGKITVGFAGERPHSFKEDGKLTGAAIAIDSAAYKELGIDKVEGVLVDWGGLIPGLKAGRFDAVSADMSILPERCKEVAFSTPTFRYTTALMTPPGNPMGLMNLDDAAAKGANIAVMAGALESGYCDKLGINKTSVDTAQDGMDAVTSGRVDAFALTGVSLHYMKKQQPDAPVDVTPSFVQAIDGVPQISGGAATFRQGDTELVDAFNEKVRPIVTDKQRYLSLVSDFGFSEAEMPDPDWTTQAFCDGKLP, encoded by the coding sequence ATGAGCAGACAGTCATTGACAACGCCGCTTACGCAGGGCTTTACGCGGCGCGGATTCCTGGCGGGGGCCGGCGGAGTGGGCCTCGTGGCCGCCACCGGCTTCACGCTCGCAGGGTGCGGAAGCGACACGGCGTCGGGGAACACGCTGCAGAAGGCGCAGGACGCCGGCAAGATCACCGTCGGCTTCGCGGGCGAGCGGCCGCACAGCTTCAAGGAGGACGGGAAGCTCACGGGCGCAGCGATCGCCATCGACAGCGCCGCCTACAAGGAGCTCGGCATCGACAAGGTCGAGGGCGTGCTGGTCGATTGGGGCGGGCTCATTCCCGGGCTCAAAGCGGGGCGGTTCGACGCCGTCAGCGCCGACATGTCGATCCTGCCGGAGCGCTGCAAGGAGGTGGCCTTCTCCACCCCCACCTTCCGCTACACCACGGCGCTGATGACCCCGCCGGGCAACCCGATGGGGCTGATGAACCTCGACGATGCGGCCGCCAAGGGCGCCAACATCGCCGTGATGGCGGGTGCGCTCGAGAGCGGATACTGCGACAAGCTGGGGATCAACAAGACCTCGGTGGACACCGCGCAGGACGGCATGGACGCGGTCACCTCGGGCCGCGTCGACGCCTTCGCGCTCACCGGCGTGTCGTTGCACTACATGAAGAAGCAGCAACCGGATGCGCCCGTGGACGTCACGCCCTCGTTCGTCCAGGCCATCGACGGCGTCCCGCAGATCAGCGGCGGCGCAGCGACGTTCCGCCAGGGCGACACCGAACTGGTCGACGCCTTCAACGAGAAGGTCCGCCCCATCGTCACCGACAAGCAACGCTACCTCTCGCTGGTCAGTGACTTCGGCTTCAGCGAGGCGGAGATGCCCGACCCGGATTGGACCACGCAGGCGTTCTGCGACGGGAAGCTGCCGTAA
- a CDS encoding ATP-dependent Clp protease ATP-binding subunit, whose protein sequence is MAVFYGPGSFGRGGSGTPGGFGQGNPFSGNPGGRRRIELGAVADEETQKIVAEAFAEAQRHGESVVGSLRILHAFAQHERVADLLQAAGLDPDAIRPDRGGTDAGSASGHVALSDAPSLGFEGSRILSESLELARATGAQRIAPEHVLLALAMTPDLPAGRQLNESGATPDRLIAAAQGQGPNDGGPGAGSGGESDSMLAKYGDDLTARARDGGFDPVIGRGDEIEQVVEILLRRTKNNPVLIGEAGVGKTAIVEGLAQRISDGDVPELLLGRRVVALDLAGMLSGTRYRGDFEERLTKLLDEISAAEGETIVFVDELHTIVGAGGSEGAMDAGNILKPKLARGDLHMIGATTLDEYRRNIEKDPALERRFQPVTVAEPAVEDAVRILEGLRPAYEKHHGVTYTREAVRAAVELSKRYITDRLLPDKAIDLIDQAGARKRLSTVDTDALHREVARLTAQKDDAVTAEDYETAGALRDRIAALEKRVAAAQAEKPAGPEGDTANADRVAADSGDADRTVTEEDIAGIIARATGIPADRMTERERDRLVRLEDELHARVIGQDDAVHAIARAVRRSRAGMSDPNRPVGSFLFLGPTGVGKTELAKTLAQSLFGDADRMIRLDMSEFGERHTASRLVGSPPGYVGYGEAGQLTEKVRRNPYSVILLDEIEKAHPDVFNVLLQVLDDGRLTDGQGRTVDFTNTVLIMTSNLGSEFISSRSGGIGFGTLDGDGSEKQARDRVLGRLRESFRPEFLNRIDEVVVFQKLAAEQLHVITDKLLEDSRARLATREIGISFSDDVVSWLAERGHQPEYGARPLRRTIQREIDDRVADLLLDDRVHSGDTIEVTVDGDELMLAAG, encoded by the coding sequence ATGGCAGTGTTCTACGGGCCGGGCTCGTTCGGCCGCGGTGGCTCCGGTACTCCGGGCGGATTCGGCCAAGGCAACCCGTTCTCCGGCAACCCCGGCGGCCGGCGGCGCATCGAACTGGGCGCCGTCGCCGACGAGGAGACCCAGAAGATCGTCGCGGAGGCGTTCGCCGAGGCGCAGCGCCACGGCGAATCGGTCGTCGGCTCGCTGCGCATCCTGCACGCCTTCGCGCAGCACGAACGTGTCGCGGACCTGCTGCAGGCCGCGGGCCTCGACCCCGACGCAATCCGCCCCGACAGGGGCGGCACCGACGCCGGGTCGGCATCCGGGCACGTCGCGCTGTCCGACGCCCCGTCCCTGGGGTTCGAGGGCAGCCGCATCCTCAGCGAGTCGCTCGAGCTGGCCAGGGCGACAGGCGCCCAGCGCATCGCGCCCGAACACGTCCTGCTCGCCCTCGCCATGACCCCCGACCTTCCGGCAGGCCGGCAGCTGAACGAATCGGGCGCCACGCCGGACCGGCTCATCGCCGCGGCACAGGGGCAGGGCCCGAACGACGGCGGCCCGGGCGCGGGTTCCGGCGGCGAATCCGATTCGATGCTGGCGAAGTACGGCGACGACCTCACCGCCCGCGCCCGCGACGGAGGCTTCGACCCCGTCATCGGCCGCGGCGACGAGATCGAGCAGGTGGTGGAGATCCTGTTGCGCCGCACCAAGAACAATCCGGTGCTGATCGGCGAGGCCGGCGTCGGCAAGACCGCGATCGTCGAAGGCCTGGCGCAGCGGATCAGCGACGGCGACGTTCCCGAGCTGCTGCTCGGACGCCGGGTCGTGGCGCTGGACCTGGCCGGGATGCTCTCCGGCACCCGCTACCGGGGCGATTTCGAGGAGCGGCTGACGAAGCTGCTCGACGAGATCTCCGCGGCCGAGGGCGAGACCATCGTGTTCGTCGACGAGCTCCACACCATCGTGGGCGCCGGCGGGTCCGAGGGCGCCATGGACGCGGGCAACATCCTCAAGCCCAAGCTGGCACGCGGCGACCTCCACATGATCGGCGCGACGACGCTCGACGAGTACCGCAGGAACATCGAGAAGGACCCCGCCTTGGAGCGGCGGTTCCAGCCGGTGACGGTGGCCGAACCCGCCGTGGAGGACGCCGTGCGGATCCTCGAAGGGCTGCGTCCCGCTTACGAGAAGCACCACGGGGTCACCTACACCCGGGAGGCGGTCCGCGCGGCGGTCGAGCTGTCGAAGCGGTACATCACCGACAGACTGCTGCCGGACAAGGCGATCGACCTGATCGACCAGGCGGGCGCGCGCAAGCGGCTCTCGACCGTCGACACCGACGCTCTGCACCGCGAGGTCGCACGTCTGACCGCCCAGAAGGACGACGCCGTCACCGCGGAGGACTACGAGACGGCGGGGGCTCTGCGCGACAGGATCGCCGCGCTCGAGAAGCGGGTCGCCGCGGCCCAGGCCGAGAAGCCTGCGGGCCCGGAGGGCGATACGGCGAACGCGGACCGTGTCGCCGCAGACTCCGGCGACGCCGACCGGACCGTGACGGAGGAGGACATCGCAGGCATCATCGCGCGTGCCACGGGCATCCCGGCCGATCGCATGACCGAGCGCGAACGCGACCGGCTGGTACGGCTCGAGGACGAGTTGCACGCGCGGGTCATCGGGCAGGACGACGCCGTGCACGCGATCGCCCGGGCGGTGCGCCGCAGCAGGGCGGGCATGTCCGACCCGAACCGGCCCGTCGGGAGCTTCCTGTTCCTGGGGCCGACGGGCGTGGGCAAGACCGAGCTGGCGAAGACGCTCGCGCAGAGCCTGTTCGGCGATGCCGACCGGATGATCCGGCTGGACATGAGCGAGTTCGGCGAGCGGCACACGGCCAGCCGTCTCGTGGGCTCTCCCCCGGGCTACGTCGGATACGGCGAGGCCGGTCAGCTCACCGAGAAGGTGCGGCGGAACCCGTACTCGGTGATCCTGCTCGACGAGATCGAGAAGGCGCACCCGGACGTGTTCAACGTGCTGCTGCAGGTGCTCGACGACGGCCGCCTCACCGACGGCCAGGGACGCACGGTCGACTTCACCAACACCGTGCTGATCATGACGAGCAACCTGGGCTCCGAGTTCATCTCGTCGCGATCCGGCGGGATCGGATTCGGCACGCTCGACGGCGACGGCTCGGAGAAGCAGGCGCGTGACCGCGTGCTGGGTCGACTCCGGGAGTCGTTCCGGCCCGAGTTCCTCAACCGGATCGACGAGGTGGTGGTGTTCCAGAAGCTCGCCGCCGAACAGCTGCACGTGATCACCGACAAGCTGCTCGAGGACAGCCGCGCCCGGCTCGCCACGCGCGAGATCGGGATCAGCTTCTCCGACGACGTGGTGAGCTGGCTGGCCGAGCGCGGCCACCAGCCCGAGTACGGTGCGCGGCCGTTGCGGCGCACCATTCAGCGCGAGATCGACGACCGGGTCGCCGACCTGCTGCTGGACGACCGCGTGCACAGCGGCGACACCATCGAGGTCACGGTCGACGGCGACGAGTTGATGCTCGCGGCCGGCTGA
- the ehuA gene encoding ectoine/hydroxyectoine ABC transporter ATP-binding protein EhuA: protein MIRFEKVVKKFGDNTVLDHLDFSVRRGDRVTLIGPSGSGKTTILRLLMTLEKVTDGVIWVGDEPLSHIRRRGKLIPAPEKYLRRRRRTIGMVFQHFNLFPNMKVIDNITEAPIRVLGHSKQDARTRAMELLEMVGLADKAEQHPSKLSGGQQQRVAIARALAMEPEILLLDEVTSALDPETVSDVLDVLREIARTTDITMLIVTHEMRFARDVSNRVLMFDGGRIVEEGTPEKIFGEPDEERTRKFLHAVLGD, encoded by the coding sequence ATGATCCGCTTCGAGAAGGTGGTCAAGAAGTTCGGTGACAACACTGTGCTCGACCACCTGGACTTCTCGGTGCGCCGCGGCGACCGCGTCACCCTCATCGGCCCTTCGGGCTCGGGCAAGACGACGATCCTGCGGCTGCTGATGACGCTCGAAAAGGTCACCGACGGCGTCATCTGGGTGGGCGACGAGCCGTTGAGCCACATCCGCCGCCGCGGAAAGTTGATCCCCGCACCGGAGAAGTACCTGCGTCGCCGCAGACGGACCATCGGCATGGTGTTCCAGCACTTCAATCTGTTTCCCAACATGAAGGTGATCGACAACATCACCGAGGCGCCGATCCGCGTGCTCGGGCACTCCAAGCAGGACGCCCGCACGAGGGCGATGGAACTGCTCGAGATGGTGGGGCTGGCGGACAAGGCCGAGCAGCACCCGTCGAAGCTTTCCGGCGGTCAGCAGCAGCGCGTGGCCATCGCCCGCGCACTGGCCATGGAGCCGGAGATCCTGCTGCTCGACGAGGTGACCTCGGCGCTGGACCCGGAGACCGTCTCCGACGTGCTCGACGTGCTGCGCGAGATCGCCCGCACCACCGATATCACGATGCTCATCGTCACGCATGAGATGCGGTTCGCGCGGGACGTGTCCAACCGCGTGCTGATGTTCGACGGCGGCCGGATCGTCGAGGAGGGGACGCCGGAGAAGATCTTCGGCGAACCCGACGAGGAGCGCACCCGCAAGTTCCTGCACGCCGTGCTGGGTGATTGA
- a CDS encoding NADP-dependent succinic semialdehyde dehydrogenase, with translation MSIATINPTTGELVRKFDEMSADEVERRIALAHDAYLRHRLTGFDERARLMRAAADLMDSDADELSKTMTVEMGKTRESARGEIAKCTRTMRYYADNAGKFLADAPRDSAAVKAQDAYVKYLPIGPVLAVMPWNFPLWQVVRFAAPALMAGNVGLLKHASNVPQCAQYLGEVFTRAGFEEGCFQTLLIGARHVEAVLRDPRVQAATLTGSEPAGRSVASIAGDEIKHTVLELGGSDPFVVMPSADIDRAVKTAVFARTQNNGQSCIGAKRFIVHADVYEEFSAKFVAGMDALRVGDPMEDGVDVGPLATEQGRKDVEALVDPALAAGAKALCGGKRLDGAGWFYPPTVITDITEDMDIYRQEVFGPVASLYKVADIDEAVSLANVVDFGLGAVAWTEDADERARFIRDLEAGAVTINGMTTSYPELPFGGVKRSGYGRELHAEGIREFCNAKTVWVGE, from the coding sequence ATGTCGATAGCGACGATCAATCCGACGACCGGCGAACTTGTCCGCAAGTTCGACGAGATGTCCGCCGACGAGGTCGAGCGGCGCATCGCCCTGGCGCACGATGCCTATCTTCGCCATCGCCTCACCGGATTCGACGAGCGTGCCCGCCTCATGCGGGCGGCGGCGGACCTCATGGATTCGGACGCCGATGAGCTGTCCAAGACGATGACCGTGGAGATGGGCAAGACCCGCGAGTCGGCCCGCGGCGAGATCGCCAAGTGCACGAGGACGATGCGGTACTACGCGGACAACGCCGGGAAGTTCCTCGCCGACGCGCCCCGCGACTCGGCGGCCGTCAAGGCGCAGGACGCCTACGTCAAATACCTGCCGATCGGCCCCGTACTCGCGGTGATGCCCTGGAACTTCCCGCTCTGGCAGGTCGTGCGCTTCGCGGCCCCGGCACTGATGGCCGGCAATGTGGGGCTGCTCAAGCACGCGTCCAACGTGCCGCAATGCGCGCAGTATCTCGGCGAGGTGTTCACGCGGGCGGGGTTCGAGGAGGGCTGTTTCCAGACTCTCCTGATCGGCGCCCGGCACGTCGAGGCCGTACTGCGCGATCCCCGGGTACAGGCCGCGACTCTCACCGGCTCGGAGCCGGCGGGCCGGTCGGTCGCGTCGATCGCCGGTGACGAGATCAAGCACACGGTGCTCGAGCTCGGCGGCAGCGACCCCTTCGTCGTCATGCCGTCCGCCGACATCGACCGCGCGGTGAAGACGGCGGTGTTCGCCCGTACTCAGAACAACGGCCAGTCCTGCATCGGCGCCAAGCGGTTCATCGTGCACGCGGACGTCTACGAGGAATTCAGTGCGAAGTTCGTCGCCGGCATGGACGCCCTGCGCGTGGGCGACCCGATGGAGGACGGCGTCGACGTCGGGCCGCTGGCCACCGAACAGGGGCGCAAGGACGTCGAGGCGCTGGTCGACCCGGCCCTGGCGGCGGGAGCGAAGGCGCTGTGCGGCGGCAAGCGGCTCGACGGTGCGGGATGGTTCTACCCGCCGACGGTCATCACGGACATCACCGAAGACATGGACATCTACCGTCAGGAGGTGTTCGGTCCGGTCGCGTCGCTATACAAGGTGGCGGACATCGACGAGGCGGTCTCGCTGGCGAACGTCGTCGATTTCGGGCTCGGCGCCGTCGCCTGGACCGAGGACGCCGACGAGCGCGCCCGGTTCATCCGTGACCTCGAGGCCGGTGCGGTGACCATCAACGGCATGACGACGTCCTATCCGGAGCTGCCGTTCGGCGGAGTCAAACGCTCCGGGTACGGGCGCGAGCTCCACGCCGAGGGCATCCGGGAGTTCTGCAACGCCAAGACGGTGTGGGTGGGCGAATAG
- a CDS encoding AMP-binding protein yields MRRRGDDHPGMLFEDSAWTWGQVVQESIDRAVVLRGLRSEGKPFHVGVLLENVPEYIFLIAAAGLAGATLVGINPTRRGAELAADIRGVDCDLILTDSVQGAVLDGLDTGVAADRIIDVDGARWRGLLAEAAGSEVPDVPEAHDPSRILLLTFTSGSTGAPKAVICSSGRLAALAAINHLSFVRDDVTYNSMPLFHGNAIFSCWAPSVYTGATFSMRRKFSASGFLPDVRRFGATFFNYVGRSLAYILAVEETPEEADTRLRTVFGTEAAPHDRDEFERRFGVRPIESYGSSEGGCIVSQTPDAPAQSLGRPPVFMDVRVLDDDGNECPPAGFDADGKITNAAAAIGELTTLNGAAMFEGYYKNPEATADRIDGEAYRTGDLAYRDADGFFYFAGRKGDWMRVDSENFSAAPVERILARFPGVSLVAVYPVPDPRTGDQVMATFQMLGGTAFDPAEFGRFLAAQPDLGTKWAPRFVRITDGIPVTATRKIDKPTLRRQSWVDAHTVYVGDTKSLEYTALDGPVREELLLEYAKYDRSPA; encoded by the coding sequence ATGCGGCGCCGGGGCGACGACCATCCCGGCATGTTGTTCGAGGATTCGGCGTGGACGTGGGGGCAGGTGGTCCAGGAGTCGATCGACCGTGCCGTGGTGCTGCGCGGGCTGCGCAGCGAGGGCAAGCCCTTCCACGTGGGCGTGCTTCTCGAGAACGTGCCCGAGTACATCTTCCTCATCGCCGCGGCAGGGTTGGCGGGAGCCACTCTGGTGGGCATCAACCCCACCCGTCGCGGCGCGGAGCTCGCGGCCGACATCCGCGGGGTGGACTGCGACCTGATTCTCACCGACTCGGTGCAGGGCGCGGTGCTCGACGGCCTGGACACCGGAGTCGCGGCCGACAGGATCATCGACGTGGACGGTGCGCGGTGGCGCGGACTGCTCGCCGAGGCCGCGGGTTCCGAGGTGCCGGACGTGCCCGAGGCGCACGACCCGTCTCGCATCCTGCTGCTCACGTTCACCTCGGGCTCGACGGGCGCTCCGAAGGCGGTCATCTGCAGCAGCGGCCGGCTGGCGGCGCTCGCGGCGATCAACCACCTGTCGTTCGTGCGTGACGACGTCACCTACAACTCGATGCCGCTGTTCCACGGCAACGCGATCTTCTCCTGCTGGGCCCCGTCGGTGTACACGGGCGCGACGTTCAGCATGCGCCGCAAGTTCTCGGCGTCCGGCTTCCTGCCGGACGTGCGCAGGTTCGGGGCGACGTTCTTCAACTACGTCGGCCGGTCGCTGGCGTACATCCTCGCGGTGGAGGAGACGCCGGAGGAGGCGGACACCCGGCTGCGCACGGTGTTCGGCACCGAGGCGGCGCCGCACGACCGCGACGAGTTCGAACGGCGGTTCGGCGTCCGTCCCATCGAAAGCTACGGCTCGTCTGAGGGCGGGTGCATCGTGAGCCAGACGCCCGATGCGCCGGCGCAATCGTTGGGTCGACCGCCCGTCTTCATGGATGTGCGGGTGCTCGATGACGACGGGAACGAGTGCCCCCCGGCCGGGTTCGACGCGGACGGGAAGATCACCAACGCCGCCGCCGCGATCGGCGAACTGACCACGCTCAACGGTGCGGCGATGTTCGAGGGCTACTACAAGAACCCGGAGGCCACCGCGGACCGCATCGACGGCGAGGCCTACCGCACCGGCGACCTGGCCTACCGGGACGCCGACGGCTTCTTCTACTTCGCGGGCCGCAAGGGCGACTGGATGCGGGTGGACAGCGAGAACTTCTCGGCCGCGCCGGTGGAACGGATCCTGGCCCGGTTCCCGGGTGTGTCGCTGGTGGCCGTGTACCCGGTGCCGGACCCGCGCACGGGCGACCAGGTGATGGCCACATTCCAGATGCTCGGCGGCACCGCGTTCGACCCGGCGGAGTTCGGCCGGTTCCTGGCCGCTCAGCCGGATCTGGGCACCAAGTGGGCGCCGCGGTTCGTGCGCATCACCGACGGCATCCCGGTGACCGCCACCCGCAAGATCGACAAGCCCACGTTGCGGCGTCAGTCGTGGGTGGACGCGCACACGGTGTACGTCGGCGACACCAAGTCGCTCGAGTACACCGCGCTCGACGGCCCTGTCCGCGAGGAACTACTCCTGGAGTACGCCAAGTACGATCGCTCGCCCGCATAG